In a genomic window of Novosphingobium sp. KA1:
- a CDS encoding TonB-dependent receptor yields MTGRITWRHPALAGASTIALLAASQAQAQDGGPNAAAPDAATLSDSAQAAADAATAEAIVVRGVRGSLLRSIQAKRNADTIVDAISSEELGKFPNRNVAEALANIPGVTVGRDGRGEGRSITIRGLGENFAITTLNGRILPTDGPDRSFAFDVLPSEIISGAEVQKAVRASELEGSIGGNVDLRTARPLDRPGLHASGAVEGQYNDLADKGGYKVSGVVSTTFADDTMGLMFGVSYNKYKFRTDNLGEYSLADGTEAAYGIDFNRDGRVDPDENGPAYIWPDYYSVGTVVGQRERIGSAGSFQWKPSSAFELTIDGLYSRFDVKQHNYRSSNYLNPLGDDGSPRWDPDSISVDKNNVVTGFSINDYTAEVLTTDEPRKSQTWQIGAHIDWTASDRLKFAFDGYVGKARDNTGGQNRFVVAGITGASADFATRKGGLPDLDITIPGGRTLDEATNDDFRAHYIGIQGQNISDRTEGLKGDGTFDVDSGIFKSIQFGAAYTNRKKTVATIDNQYTSSCNFCGYPFTFGQLGADVVQPGSGSILGKLEGDFPRNFPRFDIDTYLSALSRAENNPAILNPNSCLDDTGATIPGCTLSPYPTGYATQVIEEDLPASYRIKERTWAGYLMANLEGERWRADLGVRLVATKVSSVGYGASIASIIPRAGTQDNAVTFNPVEPINGGGDYVRLLPAANFSYDLADGLRLRLAASQAISRPSFGELSPAKDATSAQSGTYIIYDAGNPNLKPTEANQLDVSLEYYPTNRLALTAAAFYKHITNFVSTVPVDVQITPTSQPANQPQSYSFVEYQVMNGDSANVYGLEVGGQYFLDNGFGIQANLTYNHSRAKTGGLVTDLPGAIPFSANAKLFYENHGIGAQVSYSYTSRYTYAQAGSLSYLPVEEDPYHEVSASISYDVTDNVSVYVQGSNLLGSAIKRFNEYSNLPNFYEYSGRSFFFGVRARL; encoded by the coding sequence ATGACGGGACGTATCACCTGGCGCCACCCAGCGCTTGCCGGAGCCAGCACCATAGCGCTGCTCGCCGCCTCTCAAGCTCAGGCGCAAGATGGCGGGCCGAACGCCGCTGCCCCTGATGCGGCCACACTTTCCGATAGCGCGCAGGCCGCCGCAGATGCCGCCACTGCCGAGGCGATCGTGGTGCGCGGCGTACGTGGCAGCCTGCTGCGTTCGATCCAGGCCAAGCGCAATGCCGATACCATCGTCGATGCCATCTCATCGGAAGAACTGGGCAAGTTTCCCAATCGCAACGTTGCCGAGGCGCTTGCCAACATCCCCGGCGTCACCGTCGGTCGTGATGGACGCGGGGAAGGGCGCTCGATCACGATCCGCGGCCTTGGCGAGAATTTTGCCATCACCACGCTCAACGGTCGAATCCTCCCGACCGACGGGCCGGACCGCTCTTTTGCATTCGATGTCCTCCCCTCCGAGATCATCTCGGGCGCCGAAGTGCAGAAGGCGGTCCGTGCGTCCGAACTGGAAGGCAGTATCGGCGGTAATGTCGATCTGCGTACCGCCCGTCCTCTCGATCGTCCCGGCCTCCATGCTTCTGGCGCAGTGGAAGGCCAGTACAACGATCTGGCGGACAAGGGGGGCTACAAGGTCAGCGGCGTCGTCAGCACTACTTTCGCCGATGACACGATGGGCCTGATGTTCGGCGTCAGCTACAACAAGTACAAGTTCCGTACCGACAATCTTGGCGAATACTCGCTGGCCGACGGTACGGAGGCGGCTTACGGCATCGATTTCAATCGCGACGGCCGCGTCGATCCCGATGAGAATGGACCGGCCTACATCTGGCCGGACTACTACAGCGTTGGCACCGTGGTCGGTCAGCGCGAGCGCATCGGTTCGGCCGGATCGTTCCAGTGGAAGCCGTCCAGCGCGTTCGAACTGACGATCGACGGCCTCTACAGCCGCTTCGATGTCAAACAGCACAACTACCGCTCTTCGAACTACCTCAATCCACTGGGGGACGATGGTTCGCCGCGATGGGATCCGGATTCGATCAGCGTCGACAAGAACAACGTCGTCACCGGCTTTTCCATTAACGACTATACCGCCGAGGTGCTGACCACCGATGAGCCGCGCAAGAGCCAGACATGGCAGATCGGCGCCCACATCGACTGGACGGCAAGCGATCGCCTGAAGTTCGCCTTCGACGGCTACGTTGGCAAGGCGCGGGACAATACCGGCGGCCAGAACCGCTTCGTGGTGGCGGGCATCACCGGCGCCTCGGCCGATTTCGCGACGCGCAAAGGCGGGCTGCCGGATCTGGACATCACCATCCCCGGCGGCCGCACACTGGATGAGGCCACCAACGACGATTTCCGCGCCCACTATATCGGCATCCAGGGCCAGAACATCTCCGACCGTACGGAGGGCCTGAAGGGTGACGGCACCTTCGATGTGGACAGCGGCATATTCAAGTCGATCCAGTTCGGCGCGGCCTATACCAACCGCAAGAAGACCGTGGCGACGATCGACAACCAGTATACCAGTTCCTGCAACTTCTGCGGATATCCCTTTACCTTCGGGCAACTCGGCGCGGATGTGGTGCAGCCGGGCAGCGGTTCGATTCTTGGCAAGCTGGAGGGCGATTTCCCGCGCAATTTCCCGCGCTTCGATATCGACACCTACCTTTCCGCACTTTCCCGTGCGGAGAACAATCCGGCGATCCTCAACCCAAACAGCTGCCTGGACGATACTGGCGCAACGATCCCGGGTTGTACGCTCTCCCCCTATCCCACGGGCTATGCGACGCAGGTGATCGAGGAAGACCTGCCCGCCTCCTATCGCATCAAGGAGCGGACCTGGGCAGGTTACCTGATGGCCAATCTGGAGGGTGAACGCTGGCGCGCGGACCTGGGCGTGCGTCTGGTTGCCACCAAGGTTTCCTCGGTCGGCTATGGCGCCAGCATCGCCAGCATCATCCCGCGCGCGGGCACGCAGGACAACGCGGTTACCTTCAACCCTGTAGAGCCGATCAATGGCGGCGGCGACTATGTGCGCCTGCTGCCGGCGGCCAACTTCTCCTACGACCTGGCGGACGGGCTGCGCCTGCGTCTGGCCGCATCGCAGGCGATCTCGCGCCCCAGCTTCGGGGAACTCTCCCCCGCGAAGGACGCCACTTCGGCGCAGTCCGGCACCTACATCATCTATGATGCGGGCAACCCGAACCTGAAGCCGACCGAGGCCAACCAGCTTGACGTCAGCCTGGAATACTATCCGACCAACCGCCTCGCGCTGACGGCGGCGGCGTTCTACAAGCATATCACCAACTTCGTCTCGACAGTGCCGGTGGACGTGCAGATCACGCCGACCAGCCAGCCGGCAAACCAGCCGCAGAGCTATTCTTTCGTCGAATATCAGGTGATGAACGGCGACAGTGCGAACGTCTACGGGCTGGAAGTGGGCGGTCAATACTTCCTCGACAACGGTTTCGGCATCCAGGCGAACCTGACTTACAACCATTCGCGCGCGAAGACCGGTGGGCTCGTCACCGACCTGCCCGGCGCGATTCCTTTCTCGGCCAATGCCAAGCTGTTTTACGAAAACCACGGCATCGGCGCGCAAGTGTCGTACAGCTATACGTCGCGCTACACTTACGCGCAGGCAGGCAGTCTTTCCTACCTGCCGGTGGAGGAAGATCCCTATCACGAGGTATCCGCCAGCATTTCCTACGATGTGACCGATAACGTCTCGGTCTATGTGCAGGGATCGAACCTGCTGGGATCGGCAATCAAGCGGTTCAACGAATACAGCAACCTGCCCAACTTTTATGAATACTCGGGCCGTTCGTTCTTCTTCGGCGTGCGCGCGCGCCTCTGA
- a CDS encoding HU family DNA-binding protein: MSLLTFVARYNSLRRIHSPQQENTTMNNSDLADKLGAEAGVTKVDAKKAVDAIFAAIAEAATAGEEISLNGFGKFKVKDSAAREGRNPSTGETIQIAASKKLTFAPAKAIKDRLNA, translated from the coding sequence ATGTCATTGCTCACCTTTGTAGCTCGCTATAATTCTCTCCGCAGAATTCACTCACCACAGCAGGAGAATACGACCATGAACAATTCGGACCTCGCCGACAAGCTGGGTGCGGAAGCTGGCGTCACGAAGGTTGATGCAAAGAAGGCTGTAGATGCGATTTTCGCAGCGATTGCCGAAGCAGCGACTGCGGGCGAGGAAATTTCGTTGAACGGCTTTGGAAAGTTCAAAGTGAAGGACTCTGCAGCTCGCGAAGGTCGCAATCCTTCGACGGGCGAGACCATCCAGATCGCAGCTTCGAAGAAGCTGACGTTCGCCCCGGCCAAGGCCATCAAGGACAGGTTGAACGCCTAA